One window from the genome of Gadus morhua chromosome 16, gadMor3.0, whole genome shotgun sequence encodes:
- the akt2 gene encoding RAC-beta serine/threonine-protein kinase: MNDISVVREGWLHKRGEYIKTWRPRYFILKSDGSFIGYKEKPEVSSDHNLPPLNNFSVAECQLMKTERPRPNTFVIRCLQWTTVIERTFHVDSNEEREEWMRSIQTVANGLKSQHTDEEPMEIKFGSPSDSTGTEEMEVAMSKSRNKVTMSDFDYLKLLGKGTFGKVILVKEKATGMYYAMKILRKEVIIAKDEVAHTVTESRVLQNTKHPFLTTLKYAFQTHDRLCFVMEYANGGELFFHLSRDRVFTEDRARFYGAEIVSALEYLHSRNVVYRDLKLENLMLDKDGHIKITDFGLCKEGITDGATMKTFCGTPEYLAPEVLEDNDYGRAVDWWGLGVVMYEMMCGRLPFYNQDHERLFELILMEEIRFPKNLAPEAKALLAGLLKKDPKQRLGGGAEDAKEVTNHKFFTTINWQDVVDKKLIPPFKPQVTSETDTRYFDDEFTAQTITVTPPDKYDTLDAEDADQRTHFPQFSYSASIRE; encoded by the exons ATGAACGACATCAGTGTTGTCAGAGAGGGGTGGCTCCACAAAAGAG gtgaataCATTAAAACATGGCGCCCTCGCTATTTCATCCTCAAGAGCGACGGCTCCTTCATTGGCTACAAGGAGAAGCCGGAGGTGTCCAGCGACCACAACCTACCACCGCTCAACAACTTCTCTGTCGCGG AATGCCAGCTCATGAAGACCGAGCGGCCCAGGCCCAACACGTTTGTCATTCGCTGTCTGCAGTGGACCACCGTTATTGAACGCACCTTTCACGTGGACAGCAACGAGGAGAG GGAGGAATGGATGCGGTCGATCCAGACTGTGGCCAACGGCCTTAAGAGCCAGCACACGGATGAGGAGCCAATGGAGATCAAGTTTGGCTCGCCCAGCGACAGCACCGGCACTGAAGAGATGGAGGTGGCCATGTCCAAGTCACGCAACAAAGTG ACCATGAGCGACTTTGATTACCTCAAGCTGCTGGGTAAGGGGACGTTCGGCAAGGTCATCCTGGTGAAGGAGAAGGCCACCGGCATGTACTACGCCATGAAAATCCTGCGCAAAGAAGTCATCATCGCCAAA GACGAGGTGGCCCACACAGTTACAGAGAGCAGAGTTCTCCAAAATACAAAGCATCCATTTCTAACG ACGCTGAAATATGCTTTCCAAACACACGACCGGCTATGTTTTGTAATGGAGTACGCAAACGGAGGAGAG CTCTTCTTCCACTTATCAAGGGACCGCGTCTTCACCGAGGACCGGGCTCGGTTCTACGGTGCAGAGATTGTGTCTGCCCTGGAATACCTACACTCACGCAATGTTGTTTATCGGGACCTGAAG CTGGAGAACCTTATGCTGGATAAAGACGGACACATCAAGATCACAGACTTCGGTCTGTGTAAAGAAGGCATCACCGATGGCGCCACCATGAAAACCTTCTGTGGGACCCCAGAGTACCTGGCACCCGAG GTCCTGGAGGACAACGACTACGGCCGGGCGGTGGACTGGTGGGGCCTGGGCGTGGTAATGTACGAGATGATGTGTGGTCGGCTGCCCTTCTACAACCAGGACCACGAGCGCCTCTTTGAGCTCATCCTGATGGAGGAGATCCGCTTCCCCAAGAACCTGGCCCCCGAGGCCAAGGCCCTGCTGGCAGGCCTGCTGAAGAAGGACCCCAAGCAGAG GCTTGGAGGTGGGGCTGAGGACGCCAAAGAAGTCACGAACCACAAGTTCTTTACCACCATCAACTGGCAGGATGTTGTCGACAAAAAG CTCATTCCCCCGTTCAAACCCCAAGTGACTTCCGAGACGGACACACGTTACTTCGACGATGAATTCACCGCTCAAACCATCACCGTTACACCTCCAGACAAAT ATGACACCCTGGACGCGGAGGACGCTGACCAGCGTACACATTTCCCCCAGTTCTCCTACTCTGCCAGCATACGGGAATGA
- the dhx40 gene encoding probable ATP-dependent RNA helicase DHX40, which produces MSKPNKHESKRGSKRESKRCVEAQCLPILQHKATLTKLVKDNVFLVVTGETGSGKTTQLPQYLYEAGLWKGGIIGITQPRRVAAITVAQRVSQEMHFTLGKEVGYQVRFDDCTSQATVVKYMTDGCLLREILADPGLSQYSVVILDEAHERSLNTDILLGLLKKTLLQADKGSKDGSVRLRVVVMSATLETDKLSTFLGHCPVFTIPGRTFPVTSRFGNAIGPKEVDSSRYVNEVVRVALEVHVSEVAGDILVFLTGQSEIEKACDMLYEKAESIDYRYDVQDQTVEGLLILPLYGSMPTDQQRQIFQAPPSGIRKCVVATNIAATSLTINGIKYIVDSGFVKQLNHNSRVGMDILEVVPISKSEAQQRAGRAGRTSAGKCFRIYSNEFWEKCMLDYTVPEIQRASLTSVVLTLKCLGVHDVIRFPYLDHPEERLLLEALKQLYQFDAIDRRGQVTQLGRLIMEFPLHPGLTRALLKAAAYGCEDILLPLAAMLSVENIFIRPGHPEKQKEADKKQRNMAAQSGGMNDFATLLSVFQWCKASDSPSAWCKENWIHWRALKSAFSIETQLREILLRLQQKKDFPVETFAGNKSELFRRCLCTGYFTNVARRSIGKIFSTMDGHGTAVHVHPSSSLFDQEAELDWVIFHDMMVTSRVYLRTVCPIRYDWVKDLLPKLHEVDAYELSNIAREEVNEEELAKLESKEAKRQKEGLDEDTAKKLEKRNDETSVGDARARYLQRKLERQHKL; this is translated from the exons ATGTCAAAGCCAAATAAGCATGAAAGTAAGCGTGGAAGTAAGCGTGAAAGTAAACGTTGTGTTGAAGCGCAGTGCCTGCCCATCCTTCAACACAAAGCCACACTTACAAAGCTGGTGAAGGACAACGTGTTCCTTGTTGTGACTGGTGAAACCGGCAGCGGGAAAACCACACAACTTCCTCAGTATTTGTATGAAGCAG GTCTATGGAAGGGGGGTATAATAGGGATCACCCAGCCGCGGCGGGTGGCGGCTATCACAGTCGCTCAGAGGGTCTCTCAAGAGATGCACTTCACCTTGGGCAAAGAAGTGGGCTATCAAGTGCGCTTTGATGACTGCACATCCCAG GCTACGGTGGTGAAGTACATGACAGACGGCTGCTTGTTAAGAGAGATCCTGGCAGATCCTGGCCTTTCCCAATACAGTGTTGTGATTTTGGACGAGGCCCACGAGCGGAGTCTCAACACT GACATTCTTTTAGGTTTGTTAAAGAAAACCCTCCTTCAGGCTGATAAAGGCTCCAAGGACGGCTCAGTCCGGCTGCGCGTTGTGGTGATGTCTGCCACGTTGGAGACGGATAAGCTCTCCACCTTCCTCGGCCACTGCCCCGTGTtcaccatccctggaaggaccTTCCCTGTGACCAGCCGGTTTGGTAACGCCATAGGCCCCAAAGAAGTCGACAGCTCCAGATACGTGAACGAG GTGGTGAGAGTAGCCCTCGAAGTGCACGTCAGTGAGGTGGCAGGGGACATTCTGGTTTTCTTGACGG GTCAATCCGAAATTGAAAAGGCCTGCGACATGTTGTATGAGAAGGCAGAAAGTATAGACTACCGTTATGATGTTCAGGACCAAACAGTGGAGGGACTTCTGATCCTGCCTCTATATGGATCCATGCCCACTG ATCAACAAAGGCAGATCTTTCAAGCGCCCCCTTCTGGAATAAGGAAGTGTGTGGTGGCCACCAACATCGCAGCAACATCTCTAACCATCAATGGAATAAA GTACATTGTCGACAGTGGGTTTGTGAAACAGCTCAACCATAACTCGAGGGTAGGCATGGACATACTGGAGGTGGTGCCTATTTCCAA GAGTGAGGCCCAACAGAGAGCAGGCCGTGCTGGAAGAACTTCGGCTGGGAAGTGCTTCCGCATCTACAGCAATGAATTCTGGGAGAAGTGCATGCTTGACTACACGGTGCCAGAAATCCAGAGGGCGAGCCTCACCAGCGTGGTCCTCACGCTGAAGTGCCTCGGGGTTCACGACGTCATCAG gTTCCCTTACCTGGATCATCCAGAAGAGCGGTTGCTATTGGAAGCCCTCAAGCAGCTCTACCAGTTTGATGCTATTGACAG GAGAGGCCAGGTGACCCAGCTGGGTAGACTGATAATGGAGTTCCCCCTGCATCCGGGCCTAACCAGGGCTCTGCTGAAGGCTGCAGCCTATGGATGTGAAGACATTCTCCTCCCCTTGGCCGCCATGCTTTCGGTGGAGAACATCTTCATCAGACCAG GGCATCCAGAGAAGCAAAAGGAAGCAGATAAGAAGCAAAGAAATATGGCTGCCCAGTCGGGCGGTATGAATGACTTTGCCACCCTACTGAGTGTGTTTCAGTGGTGTAAAGCCAG CGATTCTCCGTCAGCATGGTGTAAAGAGAACTGGATCCACTGGAGGGCGCTAAAGTCAGCTTTCAGCATAGAGACTCAGCTGCGGGAAATTCTGCTCCGGCTACAACAG AAGAAAGATTTCCCTGTGGAAACGTTTGCTGGCAACAAAAGTGAACTGTTCAGAAGATGCCTCTGCACTGGATACTTCACCAATGTTGCTAGGAG GTCTATTGGAAAGATATTTTCCACAATGGATGGTCATGGAACCGCAGTTCATGTTCATCCGTCATCTTCG TTATTTGACCAGGAGGCGGAGCTGGACTGGGTCATCTTTCATGACATGATGGTCACCTCCCGGGTGTACCTCAGGACAGTGTGTCCGATCCGCTACGATTGGGTGAAGGACCTGCTGCCTAAGCTTCATGAGGTTGATGCCTATGAGCTGAGCAACATAGCAAGGGAAGAGGTCAATGAGGAGGAGCTGGCCAAATTGGAATCGAAGGAGGCAAAGAGACAAAAAG aggGATTGGATGAAGACACGGCAAAGAAACTGGAGAAGCGAAACGACGAGACATCAGTCGGAGACGCCCGCGCTCGCTACCTGCAGAGAAAGTTAGAACGACAACATAAATTGTGA